A stretch of Dyella sp. BiH032 DNA encodes these proteins:
- a CDS encoding EamA family transporter — MQPARLGRFYFFGFLILVAFDTVVQLSFKYAGNHAFPPEANWAWIVRVFGHPWIYLAVVGYIGNFFTWMTLLKHAPIGPAFAVTHLEVVSVMLFSVWLFNEPLTWARVLGALAIVAGIVCLAFAESGAHPEGDAPTEAKGALGASAGD, encoded by the coding sequence ATGCAACCCGCGCGCCTTGGGCGCTTCTATTTCTTCGGCTTCCTGATCCTGGTGGCCTTCGACACCGTGGTGCAGCTGAGCTTCAAGTACGCCGGCAACCACGCGTTTCCGCCGGAGGCCAACTGGGCCTGGATCGTGCGCGTGTTCGGCCATCCGTGGATCTACCTGGCGGTGGTCGGCTACATCGGCAATTTCTTCACCTGGATGACCCTGCTCAAGCATGCGCCGATCGGCCCGGCCTTCGCGGTGACGCACCTGGAAGTGGTCAGCGTGATGCTGTTTTCGGTCTGGCTGTTCAACGAGCCGCTGACCTGGGCGCGCGTTCTGGGCGCACTGGCGATCGTGGCGGGCATCGTCTGCCTCGCCTTCGCCGAGAGCGGCGCGCATCCCGAAGGCGACGCGCCGACCGAAGCCAAGGGCGCGCTCGGCGCTTCCGCCGGGGACTGA
- a CDS encoding EamA family transporter, producing the protein MSPLAITLWLLNVTLDTVGQLAFKAAAGDPAAGDGMARWRYMAARPWIWVGILSYVAEFLVWIAFLSLVDLSEGVLLGSINIVVIMIAGRILFREKLTPLRVTGILLVTAGVAIVGVAGGG; encoded by the coding sequence ATGAGCCCGCTCGCCATCACGCTGTGGCTGCTCAACGTCACCCTCGACACGGTGGGCCAGCTCGCGTTCAAGGCGGCCGCCGGCGACCCGGCCGCGGGCGACGGCATGGCGCGCTGGCGCTACATGGCCGCGCGCCCCTGGATCTGGGTCGGCATCCTGTCCTACGTCGCCGAGTTCCTGGTGTGGATCGCCTTCCTGTCGCTGGTCGATCTCTCCGAAGGCGTGCTGCTCGGTTCCATCAACATCGTGGTGATCATGATCGCGGGCCGCATCCTGTTCCGCGAAAAGCTCACCCCGCTGCGCGTCACCGGCATCCTGCTGGTCACCGCCGGCGTCGCCATCGTGGGAGTCGCCGGTGGAGGCTGA